ACAACGATTGTACCGGGACTATAGGAGTTCGGATAGTCGGCAACCTGCCGTAAGTAATTATGATCAAAGCGCTTATAGCGAACAGCAGGTATATTGAAGTCGCCATCACTTGTCGCTGCATACATGGCTTCATAGTCAGGCTTGGGTTCAGGAAGCGGTGGCTCACCAGGAAGCCCGATCGTTTGGCAGCCGACAACGAAGGCCAAAGACCCAACGACAAAGCCGCGTCGACAAACATGAGGTCCACCTTGACCCAAATCCAGTATATTATTACCTGGATACTTACGAGTTTCTGATGGGGGATAACTTTTATTTAAAAATTTAAACACAGGGCAGCCCAAGAATCGGAATATCCTAGTATAACTACCCAATATCCCTACTCAGTTTAACCCGCGATTTTCCTTTTTCTTGAGTTTTCCAATCGATAAATATCCCCCGTCCTGCACATTAGCGTACACTTGGAAGCAAAAAATAAACGCTCTGGATCGAAGGTGCTTTGCGTAACTGTAAGAGTTTGAATTACTGGATAAAATACCTACAAAAGGACAAAAAGAACCCATTGTCTGAAAAAGTGTTCATTTGTACGCTCAAAGTACTCTCACCGACCGCTTCTGCTCTCAAGGGAAAGAACCTGTTGTTCTCATCGGGTTTGCAGACCAGAAACGAGTGGCTAGGGACTAGCTTTTAGGTACTTTAGCGATTGGAAATCGTATAGGTTTTTAAAGTCCGCTCAACAGTGATCATAGCATACCCGCGAAATTTTCCCGTCATGAAAACGATATCCGGCTCAATGCTGTCCATTGCCTCAATAACCATCCTGATACACTTGAAGAGCACTCAAAACTTCTCTTTCATCAAGTCCCTTAAGCAACCTCCCCTTCGACTAGAAAGTGAAAGTTCTTCGAACCAGCCGTACGCCTTTGCAAGTGTGGTGTGTATTCGGGGTCACTCATAAAGTTGAGAGCAGCCTGCTTTGTCGGCCATTCAATAATAATCCAAAGAGCGGCATCTCGCTTTTCACCTTCAATTTGTTCGTGTGCGGCTGTTCGCGCCAGAAATTTGCCGCCATGCTTTGCAACAAGCATAGTAGCCGGCCCAACATAACTGTCGATCCAGTCTTCTTTTGTAGGCGTCACTGCAACTATTGAATAACAGGTCATACTCGGTTCTCCTGCCTATAATTGCTCTATGGGCTATCAATCTATCTTGGCCAACACCCGTTTCAGACTTTGTTACTTCATGTGCAACTGTCGGACAATTCGGGATTCCCGTAGATAGATTTGGGTAACTCTCCCCCAAATTAACCCTGCGGAATATAATCATACTATAGTAGTGGAAGCCTCCCAATATAGATAGGAATAGAGATTGAACCACTATGAATTCACGTAATCTAATCCTTATTTTAACTGGCATCACACTTTCAGCCTGTGCCACAGGAAGCTATATTTCACGCAAGAATCCAGACTTTTTTAACGCAAAACTAAAGGATCGTCAGCTTCAAGGAACTTACAACCCCGCAGGTTATTCATCGGCGCAAGTTAGAAAACTTGTTGGCACTCTTTGCCAACAAGGGCACCTCACTGGATACTCCGAGACACGCCAAGAGGGTCTAGTTTCATGGACGACTGGCTGCTCCAGTGGCTTTTCAGAACGCGCCAGAACAAATGAGTTTGAGAGAATAGACGGGACAGACCAAGTTATGGTTGAAACCATGGGCTCTGATGGCCGTGGCAACTTGCTCTACAACCGCTTTGAAGTGAGTCTCTAGCATAAAACTGGGTTTTCTGACTCCAAGTACAGGAGTGTATTCGAACGCCGAAAATACTCAGTAGTTTGCAAAACTCACCATAATAAAAACCCCGCTTCATTTGGAAGCGGGGTTTTTTAATTTTCTAAAAGAACAACCTAGCTATTCCGCTTTAAGCTGCTTCCTCTTCTTCGCGAAGAACTGCGGCTTTGATCAGCTCGCGGGTGTAGTCTTGCTTGGAGTTCTGGAAGATGTCATCCACGGTTCCAGCTTCGATCACTTCACCCTTTTTCATCACCATCACAGTATCGGACATGGCGCGAACAACGGCCAGATCGTGAGAGATGAACAGGTATGTGAGGCCATGCTCTTTTTGCAGGTTTCGCAACAGTTCAATGACCTGCTTTTGCACCGTACGGTCCAGAGCGGAAGTTGGCTCATCCAGAACCACCAGCTTTGGCTTCAACACCATTGTGCGGGCAATGGCAATACGCTGACGCTGGCCACCAGAGAACTCGTGGGGGTAGCGGTTGCGCATGGCCGGATCCATGGACACTTCTTCAAGAGCCTGAATAGCACGCTGGTCGCGCTCTTTAGCGGAAAGATGTGGTTCGTGAACCAGCAGGCCTTCCGTAATGATCTGACCAACGGTCATACGCGGGCTGAGCGATCCAAACGGATCCTGGAAGATCAGCTGCATTTCCTTGCGCAGCGGGCGCATGGCTTTGCGGGCCTTGCCGGTAATATCAGTACCACAGTAAACAACGCGGCCACCAACAGTTGGCAGAAGCTGAAGCAAAGCGCGGCCCAAAGTAGACTTACCGGAACCGGATTCACCCACGATACCCAGTGTTTGCCCTTCACGGACTTCCACAGAGATGTCGTTGACAGCACGTAGAACGCGGTTTGGCTTCATGAAACCGGCTTCGGTTTCAAACTCTACGCGAACCTTGTCACCTTCCAGAACCACAGGGTTGCTTTCTGGAACCATAGCCTTGCGGCCTGTTGGTTCGGCATCCAGCAACATGCGGGTGTATGCGTGAGCAGGAGACCCGAAGATCTGCTTGGTTTCGCCCTCTTCCACCACTTCACCGGACTTCATCACGTACACGCGGTCTGAAATCTGCTCCACGATACCAAGATCGTGGGTGATGAATACAACGGCCATACCAAGACGCTTTTGCAGATCACGCATCAGCTCGAGGATCTGGGCCTGTGTGGTCACGTCCAGAGCAGTTGTCGGCTCATCTGCAATCAGAATGTCAGGATCGTTGGCAAGAGCCATGGCGATCATGACACGCTGGCGCTGACCACCGGACATCTCGTAGGGATACGCCTTCACCTTATGAACAGGATCAGGAATACCGACCAGATCAAGTAGTTCAACCGCGCGCTTTTTTGCTGACTTCCAGTTGTAGCCGCCATGCTGAACCATTGGTTCGCACAGCTGACGCTCAATGGTGTAGAGCGGATCAAGCGAGGTCATTGGCTCCTGGAAGATCATGGTGATCTTGGCGCCGCGGATCTTGTTGAATTTCTTGATCGGCAAACCGAGGATTTCGTCGCCATTGTAGCGAACGGAACCCTTGGTGATGCCGTTGTCGGCAAGAAGCCCCATTGCGGCCATCATGGTCTGGCTCTTACCAGAGCCGGACTCGCCCACGATGGCAACGGTTTCACCCGCGTCCACATGGATATTGATGCCCTTCACCGCATTTACAACGCCGGTGTTGGTTTCAAAGTCGACGACCAAGTTGTCAATTTCGAGCACTGTGTTCTTGTTTGGTTTACTCATTTTAGCGCTCCTATCGATCTTTCGGATCCAGCGCGTCGCGCAGACCATCGCCGATGAAGTTGAGAGCGAACAAGGTGGAAGTGAGGAAGATGGTCGGGAAGATCAACATCCAAGCCGCCCCTTGCAGGTTACGCGCACCTTCAGAGATCAAAACACCCCAAGAGGTCATTGGCTCTTGAACACCAAGGCCGAGGAATGACAGGAAACTTTCCAGAAGGATCACTTTTGGAACCAGCAGTGTCATGTAAACA
This genomic window from Pseudovibrio sp. M1P-2-3 contains:
- a CDS encoding DUF1330 domain-containing protein, coding for MTCYSIVAVTPTKEDWIDSYVGPATMLVAKHGGKFLARTAAHEQIEGEKRDAALWIIIEWPTKQAALNFMSDPEYTPHLQRRTAGSKNFHFLVEGEVA
- a CDS encoding ABC transporter ATP-binding protein; the encoded protein is MSKPNKNTVLEIDNLVVDFETNTGVVNAVKGINIHVDAGETVAIVGESGSGKSQTMMAAMGLLADNGITKGSVRYNGDEILGLPIKKFNKIRGAKITMIFQEPMTSLDPLYTIERQLCEPMVQHGGYNWKSAKKRAVELLDLVGIPDPVHKVKAYPYEMSGGQRQRVMIAMALANDPDILIADEPTTALDVTTQAQILELMRDLQKRLGMAVVFITHDLGIVEQISDRVYVMKSGEVVEEGETKQIFGSPAHAYTRMLLDAEPTGRKAMVPESNPVVLEGDKVRVEFETEAGFMKPNRVLRAVNDISVEVREGQTLGIVGESGSGKSTLGRALLQLLPTVGGRVVYCGTDITGKARKAMRPLRKEMQLIFQDPFGSLSPRMTVGQIITEGLLVHEPHLSAKERDQRAIQALEEVSMDPAMRNRYPHEFSGGQRQRIAIARTMVLKPKLVVLDEPTSALDRTVQKQVIELLRNLQKEHGLTYLFISHDLAVVRAMSDTVMVMKKGEVIEAGTVDDIFQNSKQDYTRELIKAAVLREEEEAA